One segment of Manihot esculenta cultivar AM560-2 chromosome 4, M.esculenta_v8, whole genome shotgun sequence DNA contains the following:
- the LOC110614186 gene encoding FCS-Like Zinc finger 10, with the protein MFNLMADSASESDCKSDAPGLRSISSSFFNFHGFFVGFGSRGSSDSDSTRSHTSLDFSFLSNLGNPFSHKSPRSPTQNGHQKKWDCSKVGLSIINLLLDETKPTGEVLNSPKRKNIIFGSQVKTGYSVRSKSLPRDYMLLLLSQTKTPNPKLGKSDSDAFFGNDGVPLEPKSLEISSPISLSPTSPLSSKRFCSENRTTAITSLPQFSSGGTQTDNSMEIKLSSLPVPIASSHVNVGSLSAREIELSEDYTCIISYGPNPKTTHIFGDCILECHTNELSSFDKAQNLGSELLQEANCLEVEGPTPHSSDELLSFCYSCKKKLEKEVDISIYRGEKAFCSFDCRSEELFAEDETEKTCDDSPRSSRASSYHEDIFQTSVPIAI; encoded by the exons ATGTTCAATCTAATGGCTGATTCTGCTTCAGAATCCGATTGCAAATCTGATGCACCAGGCCTCAGATCCATAAGCAGCTCATTCTTCAATTTTCATGGTTTCTTTGTGGGGTTTGGTTCTAGAGGTTCTTCAGATTCTGACTCGACTAGGAGCCATACATCTCTTGATTTCAGTTTTCTCTCCAATCTTGGCAACCCTTTTAGCCACAAGTCCCCAAGATCACCAACTCAAAATGGCCATCAAAAGAAATGGGATTGCAGTAAAGTAGGTCTCAGCATCATAAATTTACTTCTCGACGAAACCAAACCAACTGGTGAAGTTCTTAATTCACCAAAGAGGAAGAATATAATCTTTGGATCACAGGTGAAGACTGGTTATTCTGTGAGATCCAAATCTTTGCCAAGAGATTACATGCTTTTGCTACTTTCACAAACCAAAACTCCCAACCCCAAATTAGGCAAATCGGATTCTGATGCATTCTTTGGGAATGATGGAGTCCCATTGGAACCTAAATCCTTGGAAATCTCTTCTCCAATTAGCTTATCCCCTACATCCCCTTTGAGTTCTAAAAGGTTTTGTTCTGAGAATAGAACCACTGCTATAACAAGTTTACCCCAGTTTAGCAGTGGAGGTACACAAACAGATAATTCCATGGAAATCAAATTAAGTTCACTTCCAGTACCCATTGCTTCTAGCCATGTGAATGTAGGTTCTCTCTCTGCGCGTGAGATTGAGCTTTCAGAGGATTATACCTGTATAATTTCTTATGGTCCGAACCCTAAAACAACTCACATTTTTGGTGACTGTATTTTGGAATGTCACACAAATGAGTTGTCCAGCTTTGACAAGGCACAAAATCTGGGCTCCGAATTGCTTCAAGAGGCTAATTGCCTAGAGGTGGAGGGTCCAACTCCTCATTCATCTGATGAGCTCTTGAGCTTCTGTTACTCTTGCAAAAAGAAGTTGGAGAAGGAAGTTGATATTTCTATCTACAG AGGTGAGAAAGCATTTTGCAGTTTTGATTGCCGCTCTGAAGAACTTTTTGCTGAGGATGAAACAGAGAAAACTTGTGATGATTCCCCTAGAAGCTCACGTGCATCCAGCTACCATGAAGATATTTTCCAAACCAGCGTGCCCATTGCTATATAA
- the LOC110613746 gene encoding pentatricopeptide repeat-containing protein At3g16010 — translation MAKMVVKSIASKRSISTLSHLCDRIKQTENEIVQMFRLPVLKDEKQNLPINSKISRKGTSVRILDERFIRILKIFKWGPDAEKALEVLKLKVDHRLVRDVLKIDVEINVKIQFFKWVGKRRNFEHDSTTYMALIHCLDEARLYGEMWKTIQDMARSTCMTSPADLSEIVKILGNAKMVNKALSVFYQIKGHKCKPTASTYNSMILMLMRGGHHEKVHELYNEMCNEGSCFPDTITYTALISAFGKLGRDDYAIRLFDEMKDNGLYPTAKIYTTLLGIYFKLDKVEKALDLIREMKSKGCTPTVFTYTEWIKGLGKAGKADDAYSVFLDMLKEGCKPDVVLINNLINILGKAGRLEDALRLFNQMGAWQCKPTVVTYNIVIKALFECKAPASEAVSWFEKMQANGVTPSSFTYSILIDGFCKTNRVEKALLLLEEMDEKGFPPCPAAYCSLINSLGNAKRYEAANELFLELKENFGCTNARVYAVMIKHFGKCGRLNDAEVLFKEMKKLGCKPDVYAYNALMSGLVRAGMIDQAHSWLRTMEENGCSPDINSHNIILNGLARTGGTNRVIEMFTKMKHSITKPDSVSYNTVLGCLSRAGMFEEAAKLMKEMNSKGFEYDHITYSSILEALGKVDEDHASTVF, via the exons ATGGCAAAAATGGTTGTGAAATCCATTGCTTCAAAGCGATCAATATCAACTTTGAGTCATCTTTGCGACAGAATTAAGCAAACAG AAAATGAAATAGTCCAAATGTTCCGGCTACCCGTTCTGAAGGATGAGAAGCAAAACTTGCCcattaattcaaaaatttcaaGGAAGGGCACTTCAGTTCGGATATTGGATGAGAGATTCATAAGGATTCTGAAGATATTCAAGTGGGGACCTGATGCTGAAAAGGCACTAGAAGTGCTAAAGTTGAAAGTTGATCATCGGTTGGTTCGTGATGTTCTGAAGATAGATGTGGAGATTAATGTGAAAATCCAGTTTTTCAAATGGGTTGGGAAAAGgagaaattttgagcatgactcCACTACGTACATGGCTTTAATCCATTGCTTGGATGAAGCTAGATTGTATGGTGAAATGTGGAAGACAATCCAAGATATGGCGAGGAGTACATGCATGACCAGTCCTGCTGATTTATCTGAAATTGTTAAAATATTAGGCAATGCCAAGATGGTAAACAAGGCACTATCCGTGTTTTACCAGATAAAAGGTCACAAATGCAAACCAACGGCAAGCACTTATAACTCTatgattttgatgttgatgcgaGGAGGTCACCATGAGAAGGTCCATGAGCTTTACAATGAGATGTGTAATGAAGGCAGCTGTTTTCCAGACACTATAACATATACTGCACTTATTTCAGCTTTTGGGAAATTGGGTCGAGATGATTATGCAATAAGGTTGTTTGATGAGATGAAAGATAATGGCTTGTATCCCACTGCAAAGATTTATACAACCTTGTTGGGAATTTACTTCAAATTAGATAAGGTTGAGAAAGCCTTGGATTTGATCCGGGAGATGAAAAGTAAGGGCTGTACTCCTACTGTATTTACTTATACAGAGTGGATTAAGGGGCTTGGAAAAGCTGGGAAGGCTGATGATGCTTATAGTGTGTTCTTGGATATGTTAAAAGAAGGCTGCAAGCCTGATGTTGTTCTTATTAACAATTTGATTAACATTCTGGGAAAAGCAGGTCGTTTGGAAGATGCACTTAGGCTTTTTAACCAAATGGGAGCTTGGCAGTGTAAACCAACTGTGGTAACTTATAATATTGTAATCAAGGCTTTATTTGAATGCAAAGCTCCAGCTTCTGAGGCTGTATCATGGTTTGAGAAAATGCAAGCAAATGGTGTTACTCCTAGCTCATTTACTTACTCAATTCTTATTGATGGCTTTTGCAAAACAAATAGAGTTGAAAAAGCGTTGTTGCTTTTGGAAGAGATGGATGAAAAGGGTTTTCCTCCTTGTCCAGCGGCCTATTGCAGTCTGATCAACAGTCTTGGGAATGCAAAACGATATGAAGCTGCAAATGAGTTATTTCTAGAGTTGAAAGAGAATTTTGGATGTACAAATGCTCGTGTATATGCAGTAATGATCAAACATTTTGGGAAGTGTGGTCGTCTTAATGATGCTGAGGTTCTCTTTAAGGAAATGAAGAAACTTGGATGCAAACCAGATGTGTATGCATACAATGCGCTCATGTCAGGTCTGGTAAGAGCTGGCATGATTGATCAAGCTCATTCCTGGCTTAGAACCATGGAAGAAAACGGATGCTCTCCAGACATAAACTCCCATAACATTATTCTAAATGGCTTGGCTAGGACAGGTGGCACCAACCGCGTAATTGAAATGTTCACAAAGATGAAACATTCTATTACTAAGCCAGATTCAGTTTCTTACAACACTGTTCTTGGCTGTCTGAGCCGCGCTGGTATGTTCGAGGAAGCAGCAAAGCTGATGAAAGAGATGAATTCAAAAGGATTTGAATATGATCATATCACTTATTCATCAATTCTTGAGGCACTTGGTAAGGTTGATGAAGATCATGCATcgactgttttctga